The sequence AAAGATATTTTACTGTCACAGGTTTTGTAGTGCTAGGAAGTAATTTTTGAAGGACCCTACTAAAATGTAGATTCACAATGCCTGGAGAAGCCATCTGCTGAACAAATAGGTAGTAAATCCCCCTCTTGCATCTGAAAGATACAAATTTTCAGGAAGAGTGTCATCGACAAATGGCGCCAGTGATTTCACCTGAGGGCTTGAGGGTTTGTGTGTGTTCAACGTACTGTAGGCAGAATACCTCTCAAGGTTTGTTGTAGTCTCTGCTTTTGAGTCCTCTGAGACCAGTGGCTGGCTCTCAAGTGCAAGGATTTGGTATCTGTTCCATTCTCTCTTATGGAGGCAGGAACTGTGTGAGTACTTGGGTGATGACCAAAGCTGCCATGTGGACTCTGAAAGTCTCAACACTGCAGTAGAAACCACTTCCCCTAGTCAGACATATTTAACTAAACATGTATGTCTTTTTATGCATCTTTTGTTGTCTTAGTATTGCCCTAAACAACAAAACATCTCAGCCTGTGTCATTTTTTTGGCTGTTCTGTGATGGTTATAGGATTTCCTATCCTCCTCTGTCTTTCTTTGaagacaaaacagaataaattagTATTGCAGGCTGTCTTGTCCTGCAGTTTATGTGTGACTTTCTTGAGTCTGTGAAGTCTTTTCCCATGTCAGTAGTTGGAGGCACCAATGCTTCCTCACATCACTGGTTCTTGTGGGGAGAAGTTATCATTCAATTAGATAATTTAGTAGTGTTGCATTCAGGAGCTAAGATACAGTCTCTGCACCTTGTTTGTAGTAAAGACAAACACTTGCAAGTACCTGACACCTGAAGCTCAGTAGAAATCTCACTATGTATTAAAAGCAGTGTGTTTTCCCTGAAGATTTTAGGATTTGTACATTTTCCTACATTGTTGGACGTAGGCACTGAGTGAATGGTCTTGGGGGAACTTGAGAAAGAGGAAGCCTTGGAAACCTGTTTAAATTGCAAGACTCTAAAGAGCTCTTCTGTGCAATCTTTTGTCTGTAGTATTATTCCCCTGCAATATTTGACTTTGTGTTAGGTATTCTATGTTTGTACTTGTATTTTAGAAATGTgcacaaaaagcttttttataCCATCGTGCTGCAAGTGCTCCTGGTATTGCTGTCATTTCCCTGTGCCTTCgttcactttttaatttctttttttctttttgctttatttgcagATTTATAATTGAttcacaaatttattttaattctgtgtcTTTCATCCCTTTGTCTGTAGTCATTACTGTTTCTTCTGGTATATCTCTATTGTGTTTGTTCCAACTTTGACACCTTCTTTATTTATTGTGTTCCAAGCAAGAGGAAATTAGATACAGCTCAAGAAGCCACAGATCTTCCTACTGGCATTAGAAATATGTGAATcctagttttcttttcttttcttgcagtcACCAGAAGTAAAGAAAGTTCTTGCTCTAAGTTTATTGTTGAAAACAAACCTCAGATATCCCTTCGATCGCATATTCTGAAGCAAACAAAGCTCTGTTTACCCTGACTGATGCTCAGTCCCATTGTGTTTCTTCTGGTTAATTTACTGGGAATTTGCTGAGCTTTGTTCTTACTCAGACAAGTTTTGTTGAGTGGGTTGTTAATTGCAGGTTTAAACTTGTATTTGCTCTATCTAGCAACTTAAAACATTGTGAGTTCTTTCCTCTCTATATTAATTTACTTAGTTAGGCCTTTAGAAGAGGCACTGCTTCATTAAACACTATCCTGTTTCGTCAGTAATGACTCTACTTCTTTCTCTAAACACATTAATGCATTAAATAGGTTCATTTGTCTTCAGTGGGATCAGGATGTTCTACAAAGGGACTTGGGGCCTCTTTGATACATGCTCTTTGGTGGTGTAACAGTGCTGTGGAGGACTCAGCAGAGTCTATGCTGTATTTGCAGGttgactgggtttttttagccTGTAATGAAGCAAATTTGATATTCATTTGTCACACTCTGATGGGAACGGTATCATTTTTGTGCTTCTATCAAATGAAGCTCCCGAGACTACTTCAGGTATTTGCTCTTTCCCCCCCatctgtcctgcagcagagctccagcgCCAGCGGTGGGAAGCCATTGTGTACAAGCAGTAGGTGATGAGATGATGCTCCTTCTGTGGTGATGAGCTGCTGCACCACTCATCTACTCTTCTGGTCCAGCAACACAGTAATGAGACACATGAacatgaagggaaaagaaaataggtGGCTGTTTTTCCAGGGGACAGGCTGTCCTgccacagcacccagggctgctggagaaagcagcagattGCCAGCTCCGAGTGCCagggggagcagctgccagctccgGCTTGGCCTCCGAATGGGCTGCACATTTTAGCAAGTACTTAGCGCTTTtgggcaggctggggaaaaACAACTTCTGTAGCAGATTTCTGTCTGGTCTGAAGAGCAGACACTGCAGTGACCAAAGAGCCAAAGGGAGAAATGGGAAGGATGCACCCACCGCAGCAGGGCTCTTTCATGTAAACCCTGTTTTTTCCACAGAGGTCATGAAAGATTTCATTGACTCGGGAGGTGCTGCCTCACCTCTCTTTCCTCAAAGGAAGCTTTTAATGCTCTGCCTAGTTCCCTTCTAAGGAGTTTCACATTTCCAGGGTTGACTTCacaatttctcatttcaaacaagtacatttctttttaattttagagtAGAAGTTTTATGGAATCCAAGTGTAAGCTTTCTGTTTAGGTTCTTGGGCAATCACTGATTTAAACAATAGGTAAGTTGAAGATTAGCGGTGATACATTAGTCTCCCCAGTAGCTGCAGTGAGAGTATGCTGAACTTGTGCGAGCATTCCCAAGCCATGGAGTAATCACAAGTAATGTACATGCTGTTaagattggtttgggttgttttatttttcttttcctgtgggGTTACTGACATACTGAGCCTCAGCAGAAAGGGTTAAATAGAACTTGAGCTATGAGTTTGAAATTATGCTTGACACATCCGATCCATATTACTGCAATGTGTCAGCAACTGCAGTTGGTATGTCAGTTCTGCAAGTAAAAAAGTGATTGCAATgcaatttctcctttttcatgtAAAATCACACATATCCTCTGTGCAGGGATTTTCTTGTTCAGTGGGCTACAGTGtggatttagaaaaaaacataatTCATTTATATGTAAATACATCCCGAAGGCTACACATATCTGAGCTTCTACAAAGACAGAGAGCATGTACATGAAAACAAATGGAcctgttgttgttttaaattcaTAGTTTACCATAATaggggtggtggtggggaggAAGGGTTGTCTTTGAAACCATATAGGTCAGCATTTCAGACTTCTGTATTTGTATTCcaattaaaggagaaaatggaaaagcttcTGGATGtttgctattttaaaagcagcttgaGGGGGGAGAAGCAGAAGCAGTATTTTTCATATGTCCTATTAGCAAATTACATGCCGTGAATACAATTTTTTAGTGTTTGGCTCATATATAGGTTTTGtgagttttatttgttttggagGGTGGTGTATGTGAGTTCTTGGCAATTgttccatttctttttgttacatgaaaagaaaattttcaaaaaaactgAAGGTATAAATTCTGTCTGTGGCTCTCACCAAATGCTGGGAGGTACAAGAAATCCAGCATTCTAAAgcaaaggaggagggggagacAAACAAGGAGATGGCAGGTGATTGTGGTGTCTTGTAGCAGCATTTGCtttacctgattttttttccttgatatagtaaaaatatttccttgctgAAGTACTTGCGTTTGGACTTAAAATAGCATAAATTATTTGGAGATAAGTTCACATTAACCACCACATATTCCTCACTTAACCTGTCACTGTTGCTGGAGATACAAGTCTTAGCTCCTATCAATGCATCTTCTACTTCAGCAAGGGAAAATGCAATTTAGTTTTATAGCTGTTTTAGAAGAGTCTGTGATAAAAGCAAACCAGTGCCTTCTCTAATAAGTATTAAAGACCAAACCTGTGCAATTTGTAGTAAGTGTACTCTATCCTCTTAAAAATGTCCTGGGGATTTATGCACTAAACCCAGATTAATGCTAATATGAGTTACTTAAGATAATAAATCATTCCTTTGGCGTGGCATTTCCCTTTAACctccttttatttctatttttttaaatgaaaacaaagttaGAATTTGAGTTTGTGGtataaaaaaaccttttttccttcttctctgtaGGCATGCTTCTAAGAAGGGTATTGACTATGAGGAAGCCCATGTGCTAGTAACCAGTGTTTACTAATcctgctgaagaaaatgaagcCACGTTTCAGCTTTGCCGATCCTTTTCCCACCCTGTCGGCTGAATGAGAAATGGTCGTGTGATTATGCTGACACCCCAGCATGCATTTGGTAGACCTGTGGTTAACTCGTTCCCTCTCCATGTGTCTGCTCTTACAAAGTTTTGTCCTCCTGATACTGTGCTTTCTTTCTGCCAGTATGTGCCCGAAAGGCTGCCTCTGTTCCCACACCGGAGGTCTGAACGTCAGCTGTAGCAATGCAAACCTCACGGAGATACCCAGAGATCTTCCTTCAGAAACAGTCTTACTTTATTTGGACTCTAATCAGATAACATCTATCCCCAACGAAATTTTTAAGGACTTGCACCAACTGAGAGTCCTCAATTTATCAAAAAATGGGATTGAGTTTATCGATGAACATGCCTTTAAAGGGGTGGCAGAAACCTTGCAGACTCTGGATTTGTCTGACAACCGGATTAAAAGTGTGCACAAAAACGCTTTCAACAACCTGAAGGCCAGGGCCAGAATTGCCAACAACCCCTGGCACTGTGACTGCAcgctgcagcaggtgctgtggAGCATGGCCTCCAACCACGAGACGGCCAACAATGTCATCTGCAAGACCTCTGTGCTGGACGAGCATGCGGGGAGACCCTTCCTCAACGCTGCCAACGACGCCGACCTCTGCGACCTCCCTAAAAAGACTACTGACTATGCCATGCTGGTCACCATGTTTGGCTGGTTCACCATGGTGATCTCCTACGTGGTTTATTACGTCCGACAGAACCAGGAGGATGCACGGAGGCACCTGGAGTACTTGAAATCCCTGCCAAGCAGGCAAAAGAAACCAGATGAAGCCGATGACATTAGCACTGTGGTATAGTATTCTGAATACAATGACTGCCTTTGTGATGGAAACTAGAGTTGGATGACACTAAAACCAGAGGTTTACTTCTAACGTACATTGTAAACATTAAGacttttggggcttttttttttcctgtttaactGAATTATGCCACTGTTGACCTTTCTAACAGAAAGTTTTGTCCGGGTGGTAAACTTCAATTATTCTCTGGTGGTATCCTAAAGCAAGTGAATTAATATGTTAACATTAGTTTAGACCCATTCCACTATTTAATAAcgaaatttatttttttaatttaaaaactaaataaaagcTTAAATTTGAACCATGTAAAGCAGAGTAATTTGTTGATCAGAAGCATATCCAGTGCCAGCACACTCTTGGCTTGTTCAGTGCCCGTGAGGTAGAAGAGAGGAGCGATGATGAAGTGGGCTGTGAGAGGTACAGGATTGGAGTCCCCAAAGGGCACATCTCACCCATGGGTGCAAGGTGAGCAGCTGGTGAATGGTGGCTCATTCTGTGGGCTGCCTGCCACGGTGGGAAAGGGGCACAgtgtgggcagagcagagtgCCTGACTCTTGAGCGTAAGGGACTGATGCTTGCTTAACCTCTCAGAGGGcattttggcagtgctggggagaagGCAACCAGGCACTCAGGGCATCAAATAGAGGTAAGCCAGGGGCATGTGGTGGTTTTCATCTTACACTCACTTACTGCCTTGCATGAGCTTTCTAAGGAGAAGCTCTTGTTGATGACACATCCTCCTTGGTTAGCATTTTATACTTTCCTGTTTCCAGGTTCTATGTGACTGTCTACCCAAGCCCCCCAAACTCTGTGTGACCTCCTGCAGGACCCCAAAGCAGTAGAGTTAAATACACATGTGTGTCTAAAGAGAGCAAATAAAATGGTACACTGTGCTGGCAATATAACAAACTCTACTGAACGGGACATGCAGTGTCTCTGAGTAGGCTGAGCAAAATTACTTCCTGATGTAATTCCCctaatttctctgaaatttccTTCAGAGTAAAATTGGTCTCATTTCTGTCACTGTGTTCCCCAAGCAATATTTAAGATCCCAGCTAATATGCTACTGTGGGAAGAAGCAGGGGGAACTAGCTAAAAGATGACTCTAAGCTGGAGGTACTAACAATCAAGAATTTGGTGTTGTTTATTCACAGCTGAATGCAGGAATTTCTCCACAAAATTTGAACAtaattatttaacatttaagAAATCCTGGTCAGTcttaaaacactttaaaaacacTTGGaaggttttaaatatttaatttcaagcAATGTATTCAAAAAGAACCTCTCTTCCCAAAACTgactaagaaaaatattaatcagtTATCTTtaggttttctggttttttctttattacttgGTCCATGAGATAGGCTCTGGTATAGTTTTACCGCAGCTGAACTTCTGGCTTTCCAGCTTTAAATTCTGACTCaaacaaatgtaaacaaagTTAGGCATTACTCTGTAGAAATGATGGTTCCAAGAAGATAAGAAGATGTTTCTTTTTACTGTGTTTACTTCACACCTTTCTTTCCAAAACTACTTTCTCTAGAAAAGCCTAGGTGCTGCCTTTTGAAGTCAATGGCACAAACTTTTACACTTTTATCAAAGTTAAGCCCTTCAAGGAGTTACttcatttacaaaacaaattttgCTGAGAAATGAGTAATTTGGTATATTTTTATCTATAATACCTTAGCATGTAAATacagatgagaggaaatggaTGTTTCCTTACTTGCAGGAGATAGCATAGGATAGAAAATAAGAAGGGATATACATaatacagtgatttttttttctattaagaTGTTTCAGGAAAAGTAGAGCTGGGACTTAATAGCTTAAATGTGATTAATTTCTCTACCCTGATTTTCTTACTGAAAAcatccatatttttctttctaaatggTAAAAGATAACTgtcaacattatttttttcttaaaacgGTGATTTTTCTCTGCTAGTTTTCTAGTGTTATGCTCTATGGGTAAGATCTGTGGTAGTGTATTTGGTCTGTGTGTATTAAGACTCAGGctttatgtgtttattttattcctaaTTTGGTACACTATTAGATACAGATCTCTTCACTGTTAATGTACATCATATTCTTAAGTCTTTGGTAGCAAGATTTTGCACTGCAATTGCCACGAAGTTCAGGGGTTGAGTATGAACAGAAAATGTGGTGATCCACATTCTGgtcttcccaggaaaaaaagaagataatagaatttttatttaCCAAATAGATGCCATGCAGAAAATCTACTACATTTGTTTCTAAGCTTGAAAGGGGAAAATCAGAAGcattagaaagcaaaaaaagggaagtaaaaGGAGCAGCTGTAGGCTTAAACACTTGAAGGTGTCATGGAGTCTTGCAACGTGTTTAAATGTGCAGTGAGGTCTAGGAGTGAATCTAAATCAATTTCGAAAAGGATATCACTCTACTTCCACACCTAGAAAAAGAGCTAAACAAGCTAAACTAGAGTAAATGAGatctcttttaaaaacaatcttTAAACTCTAGGAGGGAAAtctaaagaaggaaaatataggAGAATATAAATTCTGAGGTTACATGTAAAGCCATAGTATGGGCAAAACTAATGGGAACATTTTTTCCTAAGTGGGAAACAAGAGTCCAACTAAAGCAAGAGCCAAGAGTTCATCAGGTATTAAGGGACCACTGTGAATAAGTAGAGCGAATGTTTTGAAAGAAACTAGGCTAGCAGttgagaaggggaaaaagtcaCCTATCAATAAGTTACTGGTTAAAAGATAAGAAACAAAAGTAAGAAGAAATCATCTGTTGACTTGAAGGAGAATGGTTACTGAAATTTCTGAGGTGTCCCATGGAAATCAGAATGGGAGCAATGCTGTGTAGTGTAttcctggagaagggaattgATAATGAGCTGATAACATTTGTGGGTTATAAACAGTTATGGAGGGCAGTCCAGCCTACAGCTAACtgtgaaaaaatacagaaggtTCTCACATTTCTAAGTTGGCAGATGATGATATAAAGAAGATTGGATTTTGTGTGAATAATTACAAAGTACTGCAGATGGCACATCTGAACATGAGGTTATTCTCTAAAATGGCTGTaatcaaatggaaaaaacatcTTGGAGGCACAGTGGGAAGCTCTTCAATTACAAACACCAGAAATTATTAGGAGGGAAATAATCAAACAGCGTGGTGGAATGGCATGATAAACCACTGAATAAAATCTGTGATGAGCACACATCTGGAGCAttgcatttcagttttccttgtCTTCAAGGAAAATGAACTTACTTCTGAAGTACTGAATATGTAGAGAAAGATAATGAGATAACCAAGGATATGAAGTTGTTTCCATAGGAGAAGACATCTAACATCCCCAGTCATGGAGGTGAGATGACATTAGAACTCACTGTAATAATTGGAGTAGTAAACAAAAGGGAAATTCAGAAGCTCTGATCTCTGTTTCTTGcaacagaaaacagcaatttgGTTAGACAATATCAGGCAATGGATGCTGGGTTGTAGAGGGCATGCATTTAAATGAAGTGCAGATTACTGTAGAGAAGAAAACATATTCAGAGGTAAGACTATACAAATGCTTGGAAGTCAAGGTTGTTAGCAGTTAACAATGGTAACATTATATAGATACAGTTCTCAACAAGGAAAGTCCCTGCTCATCCTAGGAAGCAGGGATGGTTTCCCTAGGAAATGCTTACAGATTTGTGCTTCTCTTACTCTCCGAGACGCTGTTGTGGGTGTTTGTtgaggagaagggaaggtgGGCTTGATTTGTATGGCACTGATGCTCTCGTATGTCCAGCGGGATGAAAATCAAGCTGCATTCCTGAGAGGCTGGTATTTGTAGCAGAGACAAGGAGATTTTCCGTGCATGGGCTGGGAATGAAGTCcgggaaaagaaaaatcctatgTAAGTGTTAGTGTCTTCTCACTGTGAATTGCAGCACTAACTGCTGGACGAGGTTGGAGCACTCCGTGCCCAGTTGTGCCAAGACTGTGTTAACTAAAGGAGTGGCAGCTTTCCACTGGGGATCtgtggaaaaattaattcaaaccTTGCTTAACATATCAAGACAAATTGATACTATTCTTACAGCTCACCTGGTGGTCCATCTAGAGAGGATGGGAATTTCTCTGCAGGTTCTTCATTAAAACAAGGTTAAGGAGTTGATTTTCACAAAGAAATCCCTTCATTGTTGATTCTTCAAGTGAAAACTGGTGTGATGAATCCTTGAAAGTGTAAGTACTTCAACAGTGCCACTTACGAAGGGAAATGCCTGGaagctttggttttgttttgctggagtCAATCTGAGGAGCAAAAGTCACCGACAAGCATCAGACAGAGATGTATACATGCCATGCCATAACGATATGTGAAGGAGGTGTTTTTTGCATGCCAGTGCATCCATGAGTATGTACATGTGCATGTGCAGATGTATGGATATACATCTCTCAAGCTCAGTCATATTTCCCTGTGGTTAGTCGTGTTCAGTTAGctgtacatacacacacatgcagatAAAATAATGTCTCCTTTGGATGCTTTCATTTGCCCTATTTAATCATGAAAGGAGTTGCTTTGTTGCTTCAAAGCCATGATTCATACTGCATTTAAGCCAAGTACACCTCCATCCTCAGCCTTTCACAATGCTCCCTGATCCCAGTACCAGCTACACAGAATGTGGAAGAAAATGAGGCGACACTGGTACAGCTCATGCTGTTTCTGAGATCCTTAGTCACATCCATTGGCTACCATATCGAGCTCTTACAGACCTTTGTGAACAaccttttgttttccagctggctCAGAAAGCAATACAACTTCCTAGAAAGCAAGATATTTAGGTGGGTGATGTAATGCCTTCAAGCTCATAAGGAACTGCCCTGTTAGTGAAAACTGGACAGCGCAACTGCAGCTCATGTTCCTGGATCAGTTCTCCTCTTCTGCATTTGTAAATTAATAGGTTCTTGGCATTACAAGTGTGTTTGGCTGTGTTTTTCTCCTAGGAGATAGTTATAACCCTTGGAGGAAATTCCTTGAGTTGGCTGTGGGTCTGAATACAGCTGCTAATTCCAAAAGAAATGCCAGAATGAAAAATGAGATGGTTTTAAGATTTCCCTACTGCAAGGAAACTTGAGAAGCAGTTAAGTTTTTGGAAATCAAACTTCTGTATTATTCTTAGTGCTGATTGagcttttaaaagcacattGTGAGCATCCTGCTGCTTTGGTGGGGCAGTCTGCAAGCAGATTTCCTAACAAAGCAGCAATTTCATAGCCTGTTAGGGGCAGATTGAACTGGACATTGAGAAGAAAAAAcgccaaaaccaaaccaacatgACAAAACCActaacaataataacaaaacccagataaacagaaaaaccaaccaaataaaaagTCCATGTTAAGCCATCTGTTTAGGTATCTTCATCCTTCGCAATTAGTAGTCACTGCCTTATAAAGAAAGAGTTTGTGATCTCTTGAATTCTTCATAGCTccattttaatttggaaaaaataggTCTTTTTAAATACATCTACCCTAACACTGGTAGTGTATGAGCTGACTCTACTCATATTTAAATGGAGATTGAAGTTGAACGTATTAGCTAAACCTTGTCTGCACTGAGGTCTGTTTCTATGCCTGTCTGCACATCTGTAAAAAAACATTTAGGTATATGTtagaaaaatccacattttctgtACATAGATGTGGTTATAAAATCATGCTCTTTCAAATATGCTTTGGaagtttttaatatataaaagcaaggggaaaattgggaaggAAGAACAGACCCCAGAACTTCCAGGTTGCCTTCAGACATCAAAGCGGGacaaaaaggagaggaaaaaaaaagccctatcAAAAcctattctttttttcttcctttgaggATTAGCTTTGTGCTCAATGCTGCATTTCATGGTTTaccaattttttatttctgtaccTAAGCCAGATTAGCATTCACTTTCAGCAAAGTCTCTTATAAATGGAGTTCTTAGCCACAGAGAATACTGAAACGTATCATgttgtctgaaaaaaaacctgtgactgcAACAAATAAGCCCTCTAGACAGTATCTCTATACCCTGTTAATTAAATTTAGTGGCAAAGGAAAGCAGTTGTTGAATTAAGGTAATACTAGAGAGATTTCAGGTTCTTAAGTAGATGCTGGCTTTTATGTTCTTAATGTGACTGTGTGGGCAACCAACACACCTTTTCACTATTTCAGAAGCTCTGAGTTCTGGTGGCTGGTACAGGACACAAAACCCTCCGTCCCTTTCTTTGTGTAGTCCTGAAGGACAAAGGCTTTGGGGAATGCCATGTCTGGGAAATGCCACCCTCACTGAGAGCAGTTTGTGCAGAGTctcaccccagcactgcctgctgtgtTGGTTTAGGCCACTTGTAAAAGGAGGGAAACTGCTCTTTGGATGAGGTCTGTGAAGCCTCTCACTCTTGAAGGGACTTGCTTACCACTAGTAGCAGATACATCACAGGTTAGGATCCCAGAGACTTCATCCTTTAAAACCATAGGGAGCTTGCTTTCCTTCAGAATGATACAAGTTATTTTTGGTACATCAAACTTTCCAGTACTATAAACTGaaaaacaccagcacagcctgtttGGTTTTCAAGACAAGGGTGTCTAACCACATT comes from Camarhynchus parvulus chromosome 2, STF_HiC, whole genome shotgun sequence and encodes:
- the LRRC3B gene encoding leucine-rich repeat-containing protein 3B isoform X1, translated to MHLVDLWLTRSLSMCLLLQSFVLLILCFLSASMCPKGCLCSHTGGLNVSCSNANLTEIPRDLPSETVLLYLDSNQITSIPNEIFKDLHQLRVLNLSKNGIEFIDEHAFKGVAETLQTLDLSDNRIKSVHKNAFNNLKARARIANNPWHCDCTLQQVLWSMASNHETANNVICKTSVLDEHAGRPFLNAANDADLCDLPKKTTDYAMLVTMFGWFTMVISYVVYYVRQNQEDARRHLEYLKSLPSRQKKPDEADDISTVV
- the LRRC3B gene encoding leucine-rich repeat-containing protein 3B isoform X2 translates to MCPKGCLCSHTGGLNVSCSNANLTEIPRDLPSETVLLYLDSNQITSIPNEIFKDLHQLRVLNLSKNGIEFIDEHAFKGVAETLQTLDLSDNRIKSVHKNAFNNLKARARIANNPWHCDCTLQQVLWSMASNHETANNVICKTSVLDEHAGRPFLNAANDADLCDLPKKTTDYAMLVTMFGWFTMVISYVVYYVRQNQEDARRHLEYLKSLPSRQKKPDEADDISTVV